From the genome of Psychrilyobacter atlanticus DSM 19335, one region includes:
- a CDS encoding YraN family protein yields the protein MDNRSIGTKYEGIAMNYLAEKGYFELGRNYYSRYGELDLICRDREKNEIVFVEVKYRKSAEYGNGLESITRSKQRKLVKTAAVYLKDKKIKDIPYRFDIISILGDEIEHIENAIWGDCL from the coding sequence ATGGATAATAGGTCTATTGGTACAAAATATGAGGGGATAGCTATGAATTATCTGGCTGAAAAAGGGTATTTTGAATTGGGGAGAAATTATTACTCCAGATATGGGGAATTAGATCTCATATGCAGGGATAGAGAAAAAAATGAGATAGTTTTTGTAGAAGTAAAATATAGAAAAAGTGCAGAATATGGGAATGGATTGGAATCTATTACCAGGTCCAAACAGAGAAAATTGGTGAAGACAGCTGCAGTTTATTTGAAGGATAAAAAAATAAAGGATATTCCATATAGATTCGATATAATATCTATATTAGGGGATGAAATAGAGCATATTGAGAATGCGATTTGGGGTGATTGTTTATGA
- a CDS encoding ComF family protein has translation MKSLNHSIRQLFFKNNCILCSEKANDNLHYMCYNCHKSLRDKGKLKRFNDIYYLWNYDKKLKKIIEEYKFKNKLYIGELLFNLIGEELDKLMKKEKVDGIIPIPVSHKRLMERGFNQVEELLKFGRYSYIKSSRIKETKHMYELLNSEARRKNIKSAFKIEGLKGLKKVLIIDDIITTGSTMKEFITEIKNNNDTIQIVVFTLALSKTAKKINLKMR, from the coding sequence ATGAAGAGCCTAAACCACAGCATTAGACAGTTATTTTTTAAAAATAACTGCATTCTTTGTTCTGAAAAAGCCAATGACAACCTTCATTATATGTGTTATAATTGCCATAAAAGTCTAAGGGATAAAGGGAAGTTAAAGAGATTTAATGACATATATTACCTTTGGAATTATGATAAGAAACTAAAGAAAATAATAGAGGAATATAAGTTTAAAAATAAACTTTATATAGGTGAACTGCTCTTTAACTTGATAGGTGAAGAGTTAGATAAGTTGATGAAAAAGGAAAAAGTAGATGGAATAATTCCGATACCTGTAAGCCATAAAAGACTTATGGAAAGAGGATTTAATCAGGTAGAAGAACTTCTGAAATTTGGAAGATATTCCTATATAAAAAGCAGCAGGATCAAAGAAACTAAGCATATGTACGAACTCTTGAATTCAGAGGCTAGGAGAAAGAATATAAAGTCGGCCTTTAAAATAGAGGGATTAAAAGGGTTAAAAAAAGTTTTAATAATAGATGATATAATAACGACAGGTTCAACCATGAAGGAATTTATAACTGAGATTAAAAATAATAACGATACTATACAGATAGTGGTATTTACCTTGGCTTTATCTAAAACTGCTAAAAAAATAAATTTAAAAATGAGGTAA
- a CDS encoding ribonuclease HII produces the protein MLEFDKEYGNSIIGIDEAGRGPLAGPVVASAVKIINYVEEFDMINDSKKLTEKKREFLFDIILANCEVGVGIANEKEIDDINILNATFLAMRRAIEDLEAGGTEFDLALIDGNHKIREYDEPQEFVIKGDGKSLAIAAASIIAKVTRDRIMVKYDELYPEYGFAKHKGYGTKQHREALLSHGKVDCHRNSFLTKILAPTLF, from the coding sequence ATGCTGGAGTTTGATAAGGAATACGGAAATAGTATAATAGGGATAGATGAGGCTGGACGTGGACCTCTTGCAGGGCCTGTAGTGGCATCTGCTGTAAAGATAATAAACTATGTAGAAGAGTTTGATATGATAAATGATTCAAAAAAATTGACTGAGAAAAAAAGAGAGTTTTTATTTGATATAATCTTAGCTAATTGTGAAGTAGGTGTGGGGATAGCTAACGAAAAAGAGATAGATGATATAAATATCTTAAATGCTACATTTCTTGCTATGAGAAGAGCGATAGAAGATCTAGAGGCCGGGGGAACAGAATTTGATCTTGCTTTAATTGATGGTAACCATAAGATTCGTGAATATGATGAACCTCAGGAATTTGTAATCAAAGGGGATGGAAAGAGTCTGGCCATTGCAGCTGCAAGTATAATAGCCAAGGTAACCAGGGACAGGATTATGGTTAAATATGATGAACTTTATCCTGAATACGGGTTTGCAAAACATAAGGGGTATGGGACAAAACAACATCGTGAAGCACTTTTGAGTCACGGGAAAGTAGATTGTCACAGAAATAGTTTTTTGACAAAGATCTTAGCTCCTACACTATTTTAG
- a CDS encoding zinc ribbon domain-containing protein — MNFRCLKCEGEDYVVKTTFMAEKTPGLRLELGTYYLKICSNCGYTEMYSAKILDKDEEPKPQH, encoded by the coding sequence ATGAATTTTAGATGTTTAAAGTGTGAAGGGGAAGATTATGTAGTGAAAACTACATTTATGGCAGAAAAAACACCAGGGTTGAGATTGGAATTAGGGACATATTATCTAAAAATATGCTCAAATTGCGGGTACACAGAGATGTATTCCGCTAAGATTTTAGATAAAGATGAAGAGCCTAAACCACAGCATTAG